The Pseudomonas nunensis genome includes the window CGTGGCGTTCTCCAATGACCACGTCGAGGGTGATCGCCGGGTGTCCCTGACGGCCATGCTGCTGGTGACCTACGGCGTTGGCGCCAGTATCGGGCCGTTGGTGGCCGGCGTACTGATGAAGCTGTTCGGCAGCCACATGTTGTATGCCTTCTTCAGTTTCTTCGCGCTGGTGCTGGTGTGGCGGATTCGCCCGAAAGCGGTGACTAATCTGCATGTGGTCGACGACGCGCCACTGCATCACGTGGCCATGCCCGACAGCATGTCGAGTTCACCGTTGGTGGCGGCCCTCGACCCACGGGTGGATGAACAAGTGGTACAGGATCAGATGCAAAATCCGATCGAGCCTGTACCAGAGCCCGAACCAGAACCTGAGCCCGATCCATCCCCAGAGGATCCGAACGATCCGGAAGACCCGGACGCCGGTCGCGAACAGAGCTTCACTGAGGCCAGGCCTTAAAATCGACGCATAAAAAAACGGGCAGTCTCCGCAAGGGACTGCCCGTTTTTATTGAAGCGCCTGCACTTAATCTCGAAAAATCACATGTCGTCTTTGTCGAAACGGCGGGCTTCGCGTTGCAATTGATAAACGAAGCGCTCGACCTGCCGTTGTACCAGGCCGCTCATGTTGTGAAAGCGCACACCGGCGAAGGTTGTGGAGATTCTTTCTTCGAAGTGCAGGTAACGCAATTCAACCGGCGCGGTCATGCTGCCGAAGGGCAGGGCAGCGATGAAACGGTCGTAGACCTGGCCCAGTTGCAGGCTGGAGGTGATATCACCCTCGAAGCGCAGCTTGCAGCCGGTGGCGGAGATGTCCAGCAACTTGCCGCTGATCGGCGACTTGAGCTTTTCACCGCCCAACTCGACACTGACCAGTTGCGCCAGCTTCAATGCCGCGCGAAAGGCATTGCGGCGCTGGTGATAAACCACTTCGGAAGGCAGCGCGCCACGGTAGCAACGACTGCCGCCGGATTCGTCGATGGTCAGCGGACCGTTACTTTCCCAGGCAATGCGCACGCCGTCGTGAAAGCCTTCGACCTTGAACGGTTCGCCAGCCAGCAGGAAGCGTTCACCGTCGCGGGGGATCATTTCATCCAGGGCAATCATGTTGCTTTCACGATCAAGGTCCACCAGATAACTCTGGAAGCGCTGGTTGCGCTCATGGAACGTGATGATCAGCGGGTCATGGCTGTCTTGCAGCTGCCGAAGGTTGCCGGAGATCTCCAGAGGTGTGGTAAGCACCTTGGGTGGTTGCGGAGCGTCTTCCGCGCTTGAGGCATTGAACACGGTTCATCAATCTCCAGACAAAATATGACTACTAGCGGGCATTCTGCCAGTATGTTTCGCGTCTTGATAGGGCGTGCTCATTGGCGGCGTATCAAGCCTGGCTGAGCGGACGTGGCTTGGCCATCTTCGCGGTCGATCCGCGGGCATCATAGAGTGCTGGAGGTTCGCCACCGGTGAGGATTTTCAGCTGATTGGCCGTGGCGGCCTGCTGCATCAGGATCGACTGGCCATTCTTGACGTTCGCTGCCTGGCATTGAGCCAGGAGGTCGGTCAGCACATCGCCTTGTTGCAGCAACTGATCGCCGATGCTCGAGTGGCTGGCGAGTTGCTCAAGGCCGTTGCGAGTCATGGGCAGGTTGAGGCTGGCGAGGATTTCGCTGCGCTTGCGGCCATGCTGTTCGAGCAAAATGATCAGTGCCTGTTTCTGCGCCAGAATTTCTTCGAGCAGAGGCATGTCGCGACCGTGCAAGGCGAGGGACTCGGTTTGCAGTAACTCCAGCAAGCGTTGCGCTGGAGCAAAGTCGTCGGTGATCAGTTGCAGTAGATTAGTGTCGTGCATGGCTGGCCTTGGGTTTTAAGCGTCCAAAAGCCTGGCGCAGGCGGTGGCCTAGCGCTGGGCTTCGAAGTTGAGCAGTTTGCTGGCTACACGGCTGCTGTCGACTTTATAGCTGCCATCGGCAATCGCTGCTTTCAACTCGGCCACACGGGCGTTGTCGACGGCAGGCTGATCGCGCAGCTTGTCAGTGACCTTCTGCAACTGTTGAGCCTCATTGCTGAGATGTACCGATTCCCCGCTTGCGACGGTACTGGCCTGTTCGGCCGGGGTATTCAGCGGCGCGGATTTGCCGGCGTCGGCGGTTTCCTTGGCAACGCTGGTACGTGTACTGCCCGTAAGTGACGAGGAGCTGTTTAAACGGCTGAAATCGATGACCATGATAAAAAAACCTCTGGGTATTTGGACGCTTGCCATGTTTTCGGCAATACCTGCGAAAACTTTAGGCTCATTTAAGCAATGAGCTGCATGCGCCAGCGCTGCATGGGCACAGTTTAGGTAACAGCCTGCCAGAGCGCCATAGTCTTACCCATCACAGAGCTCTACATGGACACTTCCACTTGCCCCGGCGCGGTGACTTGCGCCTTGATGACTCGCATCGAATTAAGGTTTT containing:
- a CDS encoding flagellar brake protein; protein product: MFNASSAEDAPQPPKVLTTPLEISGNLRQLQDSHDPLIITFHERNQRFQSYLVDLDRESNMIALDEMIPRDGERFLLAGEPFKVEGFHDGVRIAWESNGPLTIDESGGSRCYRGALPSEVVYHQRRNAFRAALKLAQLVSVELGGEKLKSPISGKLLDISATGCKLRFEGDITSSLQLGQVYDRFIAALPFGSMTAPVELRYLHFEERISTTFAGVRFHNMSGLVQRQVERFVYQLQREARRFDKDDM
- a CDS encoding flagella synthesis protein FlgN; translated protein: MHDTNLLQLITDDFAPAQRLLELLQTESLALHGRDMPLLEEILAQKQALIILLEQHGRKRSEILASLNLPMTRNGLEQLASHSSIGDQLLQQGDVLTDLLAQCQAANVKNGQSILMQQAATANQLKILTGGEPPALYDARGSTAKMAKPRPLSQA
- the flgM gene encoding flagellar biosynthesis anti-sigma factor FlgM, whose protein sequence is MVIDFSRLNSSSSLTGSTRTSVAKETADAGKSAPLNTPAEQASTVASGESVHLSNEAQQLQKVTDKLRDQPAVDNARVAELKAAIADGSYKVDSSRVASKLLNFEAQR